A single window of Triplophysa rosa linkage group LG2, Trosa_1v2, whole genome shotgun sequence DNA harbors:
- the lman2lb gene encoding lectin, mannose-binding 2-like b — MATTAGVKLNRSVYITIMNLPYSLVNKLNVCALLVFILTSASSSYGENTYEDSTYEFLKREYSLSKPYQGLGSSSSSHWEFMGNSMIMPDTIRLTPDLQSRQGAVWSRIPCYIRDWELRVQFKIHGDGKKNLNGDGLAIWLTKERMQSGPVFGNINYFTGLGIFVDTYPNDDKQHDRVFPFISAMVGNGSVEYDHDRDGRSTDLGGCNGHSRNVDHDTFLLIRYMKNRLTVMTDVDGKQEWKDCLDIPGVKLPQGYYFGASSVTGDLSDNHDLISFKLYELTVERSPEEEEEDQLEITLPSVDYRVDPNAQTADEGRSILATFFIFIFSVFALVVVVVVILFAYNHYKENRRKRFY, encoded by the exons ATGGCGACCACGGCTGGTGTGAAGTTGAACCGGAGTGTTTACATAACGATAATGAATTTACCATACAGTTTGGTAAACAAACTTAACGTGTGTGCGCTGTTAGTTTTCATACTCACTTCTGCGAGTAGCAGTTATGGAGAAAACACCTATGAAGATAGTACTTATGAATTTCTCAAACGAGAGTATTCGCTGAGTAAGCCGTACCAAG GACTGGGTTCGTCCAGTTCGTCACATTGGGAGTTTATGGGTAACTCAATGATCATGCCAGACACCATACGGCTGACACCAGACCTGCAGAGCAGACAAGGAGCCGTCTGGAGCCGTATT cCCTGTTACATTAGGGACTGGGAACTGCGAGTACAGTTTAAGATCCATGGTGATGGCAAAAAGAATCTGAACGGGGATGGGCTTGCGATATGGCTGACCAAAGAGCGAATGCAAAGTG GTCCAGTGTTTGGAAACATTAACTATTTTACTGGTCTGGGTATTTTTGTGGACACGTATCCCAACGATGACAAGCAGCATGAT aGAGTGTTTCCTTTTATCTCAGCGATGGTCGGGAACGGGAGTGTCGAGTATGATCATGACCGTGATGGGCGGTCTACTGATCTTGGTGGCTGCAATGGTCACAGCCGAAATGTTGATCATGACACCTTCCTGTTGATCAGATACATGAAGAACAGACTTACT GTGATGACAGATGTGGATGGGAAGCAAGAGTGGAAGGATTGTCTGGACATCCCAGGCGTGAAGCTTCCGCAGGGTTATTATTTTGGAGCCTCATCGGTCACTGGAGATTTATCAG acAACCATGACCTCATCTCCTTCAAACTGTATGAACTTACAGTAGAACGCAGTcctgaagaagaagaagaagaccaGCTCGAGATCACGTTGCCTAGTGTAGACTACAGAGTGGACCCTAATG CTCAGACAGCAGATGAAGGAAGGAGCATCCTCGCAACgttctttatatttattttttcagtttttgcaCTGGTCGTGGTGGTCGTTGTTATTCTGTTTGCGTACAATCACTATAAAGAAAACAGACGCAAACGCTTCTACTGA